A window of Streptomyces broussonetiae genomic DNA:
GTACGGGTCGACGGTGAGCTGGCTCGCCTGGAGAAGCTCGAAAGCACGTCGGGTCCACTTGAAATCGGTGGTCAACAGGTAGTCGAGTGCGGGTTCTTCGGACATGGCGTCACTGTAGTCAGCGGCGTCCTACGCTGGGGTCGTATCGAACTATTTATCCTGGCAAGGGGGGCCATGCCGGTCGACGAGGACGCGTACGACGACTTCTACCGGAGGGGCGTGCGCGCGGTGGGGAGGGAGCAGTACGCGGAGGCGTTCTACTGGTTCTCCCGTGCGCATGCTTCCGGGCATCCGGAGGCGGCCGACCTGATCTACCGGCTTCTCCACACCGCAGGCGAGCCGGGCGATCCCTTCGTCGTCTGGCAGCCGAGCACCGAGCCGGTGGCGCTCTACGCGGCGGCGGCCCGCGCGTACCGGGAGTTCACGGCCACCGGAGACCTCGACCTGCTGGACCGGTCAGTCGCCCTCAACCGGGAGAGCGTGCGGTCGGCGCCGCCCGGCCTCCCCGCCCGTACCCTCATGCTGGCCTCCCTGCGTGACGTGCTGCGAGACCGGTACGACCAGCGAGGGCGGCCCGCGGACCTCACCGAGGCGCTCGGCGTCGCCCACGAAGCACTGGACGTCCTGCCGGGCGGTCACTGCGCACGCCTCAAGGCCACGCAGCTCCTGATCGCCCTGGAACGCGCGCGGTACGAGGCCACCGGGGACGCGGACTCGCTCCGCACCGCCGTGGAAGGGACCGGCCGACCGGCCCTGACACAGTCCGGCGGTGCTCTGGGGGACCGGGCGGCGCTGGAGTCCAGCCTCTGCGGGGCGCTGACGTCCCTCGCCCGGCACACGGACGAGGCCCCGCTCTTGGACGAGGCCGTCGACCTGGGCTGGGACGCGGTCGGACGTGCCGCCGCCGATTCCGACGTGGTGTCACGGAACAACCTGGCAGCCGCACTGATCGCCCGCGGCACGCGGCTCGGCTCGCTGGACGACCTGAACTCCGCGATCGAGGTGCTGCGCGCGGCGACAGCGGCGGGCGACGCCCAGCACTCCTCCGAGGCGGCGACCACGCTCATGGCGGCGTTGCGCGCGCGGGCCGACCTGACCGGACGGGCCGCCGACGAACGGGACGCCGAGGCAGCCGAGGAGTACCTGAAGGAGGCGTTGCGGCGCGCGTCGGCGGGTCACCCGCACAGGCGAGTGCAGGAGGCCGCCGTCACGCACGGCCAGGCCGGCGTGGCAGCGGCCCGTCGCGCTCTGGACGCCCTGCCGCTGGCCCATGTGGAGCGGCCGTTCGTCGCGGCACGGCTGGCCCAGGCGCTCGCGGACGCCGGGCGGCGGAGCGAGGCTGTTGAGGTGGCACGGCAGGCGGCTGCCCTGGTGACCGGCGGCAGAGCGGCCGTCGACGCGAACCGGGTGCTGGGCAAGCTGCTGATGGGGGCCGACGAGCACGGCGTCGTCGTCCACGAGGGCGAGATGCTGGCCGCCTTCACGACGGCCGCCGAAGCGTGCGCCGAGACGGACTACGTCTACGCCGAGGTGAAGACCGGCCAGGCCGTGGCGCTGCTCGACCGTTTCCATCGTGGCGAGGACGCATCGGACCGTCGGGAGGCGGTGGCCGCTCTCCGGGCGGCGGCGGAAGCGGACGGCTCCTCCGTCCAGGACCGGCTGTTCGCCGCGCGCTGCTGGGCCGGGGTCGCGATGGAGGCCGGGGACCGTGCCGACGCGCTGGTGGCGGCCCGTGCGGCGGTCACGCTGCTACGCGAGTTCGGCTGGGCGGGCCTGGACCGGGACGACCAGGTACGGAGCATCCAGGACGGCAAGGCGATGCCCCGCGAGGCAGCGGCCCTGGCGATCGACAACGGGCAGCCCGAGCTGGCGGTGGAACTGCTCGAACAGGGACGGTCGGTGCTGTGGACGTCGACCCTGCACCTGCGCGGGGACCTTGCCGCTCTCGCCGCTCACGACCCCGCTCGCGCCGCCGAACTGGAACAGGTCCGCGCAACGCTCAACGAGGACGACCGGCTGGACGGGGAAGAACGTCTGCGGCTGGCTCGACGGTGGCAGCAACTCGTGCGTGAGGTAAGGGGGTCGGAAGAGTTCGCTGGATTCCTCGGTCCGCCTGCGTTCGACGAACTCGCTCCGGCCGCGGCGGAGGGACCCGTCGCCATCGTCAACATCAGCACCATTCGCTGCGCCGCGATCCTCGTGCTGCCGGACGGAAAGACCGACGTCGTGAAACTGCCCGGCGTGGACGTACCGGGCATCGACGCGGTCGCCAACACCTACCTGCGCGCCCTGGCGGCTGCGGCGGAGCCGGGCGCGACCTTCCTGGTACGTGAAGACGCCCGGCACACCGTGCACGACACCCTGGAGTGGCTGTGGGACCGCATCGCCCGGCCGGTCCTCGACCGGCTGGCCTGGCCGACCGAGTCGACGGACCCGCCCCGGTTGTGGTGGTGCCCCACGGCGTCCCTCACCGTTCTGCCGCTGCACGCCGCCGGCCGCTACCCGCGCGCCGCCGCCGACCCCACCGAACCGGTCGGCCTGCCGTACGCCGCCGTGTCCTCGTACACCACCACACTGTCCGCCCTCGTCGACGCCCGACGGCGGGCCGCTCCCGTCGATCCCACGCTGCTGGCCGTCGCGCTGACCGACACCGAGCGAGGGCACGCCGTGCTGCCCGGGGTGGCGAAGGAACTCCGGGCACTGGACGAGATCCTCGGCCGCCACAGGCTGACGATTCTCGCCGAGGACGAGGCGACGTCGGCGGCAGTGCGGAGGCAACTGCCCGCGCATGCCTGGGCACACTTCGCCTGCCACGGCTGGCTCGACATGACGTCGCCGGCCGGCTCGGGCCTGTGCCTGCGGGACGGTGACCTCAACCTCCTCGACATCGCGGACTTGCGACTCGACACGGCCGACCTCGCGTTCCTGTCCGCCTGCCAGACCCGTCTGGGCGCAGGGCAGCTCCCGGACGAAGCCGTGCACACCGCCGCCGCACTGCGCATCGCGGGATTCCGGCACGTCGTGGCGACCCTGTGGTCCATCAGTGACCAGGCCGCGCCCCAAGTGGCCGCCGCCTTCTACCGCCGTCTCGACGGTTCGGACGGCCCGACCTCCGCCGATGTCGCCAGGGCCCTGCACCACGCCGTCGGCGAACTCCGTGCCCGGCACCCTACGGACCCGACACTCTGGGTTCCCTTCGTCCATGACGGTCCGTAAGAGAGACTGCGGGTCGGTCTGGTCGTTCGTCGCGGGCCAGCCGCGTGCGGCCATGAGCGACCGATCGACCCTCACCGGGGGCGGCATCAGCCCGGCAGGCGATCCGCCGGGTATGCGAGACGGCGGACGCGTTGCCGGCAGACCCTCCACCATGTCAGCGATCAAGTGCCCGGAGTGCCGGCGTGAGGTCCAGCTCGGTGCCGAACGGCCCCGCGGCAGCTGGTGACTACCGGTTGCCGCCCGGGTGGCAACCGGTGGATACGGCCGTGGCTACGATCGGAAACGCCGTGACCCCGGCAGTTGCGATGCCGGGGTCAGGGCGCCTGTACCGGTGACTGTCCGAGCCAGGTGATGGTGAGAACGGAGAGGCGGCGAAGTGGCCGGTTCACCCAGTAGGTGAGGGAGAGCTGGCCGACGGAGGCGTGGCGGACGTCCTCGCCCTCGGGGTCCTCCGCGTTCCACTGCCGAAAGCCCCACGGGTCGGCGGCGGCGGCGTCCAGGACGTCCCACACCATGTCTTCGACGTGCTCGGGCAGGGTGTCGAGGGACTTCGCGGCCGGGGCGGAGAAGCGGACCGCGTACGGCTGCTGTTCGGTCACCGGCGCCGCCCGCGGAGCTGCGCCATG
This region includes:
- a CDS encoding CHAT domain-containing protein codes for the protein MPVDEDAYDDFYRRGVRAVGREQYAEAFYWFSRAHASGHPEAADLIYRLLHTAGEPGDPFVVWQPSTEPVALYAAAARAYREFTATGDLDLLDRSVALNRESVRSAPPGLPARTLMLASLRDVLRDRYDQRGRPADLTEALGVAHEALDVLPGGHCARLKATQLLIALERARYEATGDADSLRTAVEGTGRPALTQSGGALGDRAALESSLCGALTSLARHTDEAPLLDEAVDLGWDAVGRAAADSDVVSRNNLAAALIARGTRLGSLDDLNSAIEVLRAATAAGDAQHSSEAATTLMAALRARADLTGRAADERDAEAAEEYLKEALRRASAGHPHRRVQEAAVTHGQAGVAAARRALDALPLAHVERPFVAARLAQALADAGRRSEAVEVARQAAALVTGGRAAVDANRVLGKLLMGADEHGVVVHEGEMLAAFTTAAEACAETDYVYAEVKTGQAVALLDRFHRGEDASDRREAVAALRAAAEADGSSVQDRLFAARCWAGVAMEAGDRADALVAARAAVTLLREFGWAGLDRDDQVRSIQDGKAMPREAAALAIDNGQPELAVELLEQGRSVLWTSTLHLRGDLAALAAHDPARAAELEQVRATLNEDDRLDGEERLRLARRWQQLVREVRGSEEFAGFLGPPAFDELAPAAAEGPVAIVNISTIRCAAILVLPDGKTDVVKLPGVDVPGIDAVANTYLRALAAAAEPGATFLVREDARHTVHDTLEWLWDRIARPVLDRLAWPTESTDPPRLWWCPTASLTVLPLHAAGRYPRAAADPTEPVGLPYAAVSSYTTTLSALVDARRRAAPVDPTLLAVALTDTERGHAVLPGVAKELRALDEILGRHRLTILAEDEATSAAVRRQLPAHAWAHFACHGWLDMTSPAGSGLCLRDGDLNLLDIADLRLDTADLAFLSACQTRLGAGQLPDEAVHTAAALRIAGFRHVVATLWSISDQAAPQVAAAFYRRLDGSDGPTSADVARALHHAVGELRARHPTDPTLWVPFVHDGP